In the Marinomonas algicola genome, one interval contains:
- a CDS encoding GGDEF domain-containing phosphodiesterase, with amino-acid sequence MLKNYLKDFLLINSKQLSKHDTHTFQRSALKIMLVCGFVSTWGIVLHNTWYATQEGNTAALIVNGFYLIGSILPFLFKKISPKVTARYCLFMIASSGLVFATTLKNEHVLEVGLILMYVLPTIASLFFSYKYAIYASLLNLLTLAVILTNSRINILPTVDITLPFSGQYAHILIFMAFNVALPFAVSRIFFTLESNSKHMQSLYRRLNHNYALYEEIFEHTGTPTLLCNRHGKILKANREAKELLDKGSCHPIENSMINSWMSPLGKTSSGHYFWESNSTECSLKLSPDVHLELHRSNLTTHGHYVLHLQNITHLKALKLALVNTQETNSRIVRFDALTKFANHGHFCAEVNKRLSVPNQMGTGAMFIIRISQFKLLNKRYGKDQANRILLAFAKSLQNKMSDQSIIGRLRGVKFACFVPLSHTYFIQRNLSSLILSILPEQLKIKDDLLTMQYQIGVTYFPADGESAEDLLEHCEMALEYTSEAERISYFDHELEEKLFEEHQLGMELNAAIKRNDVRIWLQPQVSPSGQIVSFEALARWQKRDGSFVSPMVFIHIAETLGLLPQLAENLLRELVSILQVWHREKINTPVAFNLAGQELMNDSFFALLMSMNADYSWLSDMLELEITETSEVMTHPLIHKRLKALSQYGFSIAIDDFGTGQASLGQLVDIPANILKIDRRFIAPLPDDARHLDIVQSTIQLANSLNMKVIAEGIETKEQANLLISLGCHTLQGYYYGKPTPSTEWTDNNHAKAKELRMVY; translated from the coding sequence ATGCTAAAAAATTACCTTAAAGATTTTTTATTAATAAACTCAAAGCAACTTTCGAAGCACGACACACATACGTTTCAACGTAGCGCGTTAAAAATCATGTTGGTTTGCGGCTTTGTGTCTACTTGGGGAATCGTCCTTCATAATACTTGGTATGCCACTCAAGAAGGAAACACCGCCGCTCTAATAGTAAATGGTTTTTATTTAATAGGGTCTATTCTGCCCTTCCTATTCAAGAAAATATCGCCAAAGGTTACCGCGCGCTATTGTTTATTTATGATTGCTTCCTCGGGCCTTGTTTTTGCGACAACGTTGAAAAATGAGCACGTTTTAGAAGTTGGCCTTATCTTGATGTATGTATTGCCAACCATCGCAAGCTTATTTTTTAGCTACAAATACGCTATCTATGCAAGTTTACTGAATTTACTCACTCTTGCTGTCATATTGACCAATTCTAGAATTAATATACTGCCCACTGTCGATATCACTTTGCCTTTTTCTGGACAATATGCACATATCCTTATCTTTATGGCATTTAATGTTGCCTTACCTTTTGCTGTGTCGAGAATTTTCTTCACACTTGAATCAAACTCCAAACACATGCAGTCCCTGTATCGACGTTTAAACCATAACTATGCACTTTACGAAGAAATATTCGAACACACAGGAACACCTACTCTTTTGTGCAATCGTCATGGCAAAATATTAAAAGCCAACCGAGAAGCAAAAGAACTATTAGACAAAGGCAGTTGCCATCCCATTGAAAACTCTATGATAAACAGCTGGATGTCACCTCTGGGCAAAACCTCTTCCGGCCATTATTTTTGGGAATCCAATTCCACAGAGTGCTCTCTAAAACTTTCACCAGATGTTCATTTAGAGCTGCATCGATCGAATCTAACCACTCACGGCCATTATGTTTTGCACTTACAAAACATCACTCATTTAAAAGCGTTAAAATTAGCGCTTGTCAATACACAAGAAACAAACAGCCGCATAGTACGTTTTGACGCCTTAACAAAATTCGCCAATCACGGTCACTTTTGCGCCGAAGTGAATAAGCGACTATCCGTGCCCAATCAAATGGGTACGGGCGCGATGTTTATTATTCGTATTAGCCAATTTAAGTTATTGAATAAACGTTATGGTAAAGATCAAGCCAACAGAATTCTCTTAGCTTTTGCAAAATCCCTGCAAAACAAAATGTCAGACCAGTCTATTATCGGTCGATTGCGGGGCGTTAAATTCGCCTGCTTTGTGCCATTAAGTCACACCTATTTTATTCAACGAAACTTATCCTCCTTGATTCTTTCAATTTTACCTGAACAACTTAAAATCAAAGACGATTTACTGACAATGCAATACCAAATAGGGGTAACGTACTTCCCTGCGGATGGTGAAAGTGCTGAAGATTTATTGGAACATTGTGAAATGGCACTGGAATACACCTCTGAGGCCGAACGAATCTCCTACTTTGATCATGAGTTAGAAGAGAAACTGTTTGAAGAGCATCAATTAGGAATGGAGCTGAATGCGGCCATTAAACGTAACGACGTTCGTATTTGGTTACAACCCCAAGTTTCTCCTTCCGGTCAAATCGTATCTTTTGAAGCATTAGCAAGATGGCAGAAAAGGGATGGGTCATTTGTTTCTCCTATGGTATTTATCCATATTGCGGAAACACTAGGCTTACTGCCACAACTCGCTGAAAACCTACTGCGTGAATTAGTGTCTATTCTTCAAGTATGGCATAGAGAAAAAATCAATACTCCTGTGGCATTCAATTTAGCCGGTCAAGAGCTCATGAATGACTCTTTCTTTGCATTATTGATGTCAATGAACGCCGATTATTCGTGGTTATCCGACATGCTCGAACTAGAAATAACGGAAACCAGTGAAGTAATGACGCACCCACTTATTCATAAAAGACTCAAAGCTTTATCACAGTATGGTTTCTCTATTGCTATTGATGATTTTGGTACAGGTCAAGCATCCCTAGGTCAGTTAGTTGATATTCCAGCAAATATTTTAAAAATAGACCGCCGTTTTATCGCCCCCCTCCCTGATGACGCCCGTCATTTAGACATTGTTCAATCAACCATCCAGCTAGCAAATTCATTAAATATGAAAGTCATCGCTGAAGGTATTGAAACAAAAGAGCAAGCAAATTTGCTCATTTCTCTAGGTTGTCATACCCTTCAAGGGTATTACTATGGAAAACCCACTCCAAGTACAGAGTGGACTGACAACAATCATGCTAAAGCGAAAGAATTACGAATGGTATATTAA
- a CDS encoding DUF1513 domain-containing protein, with translation MDRRSFLRYTALNIPLFSASSTTLWSTNAFATDQTNYHLSDAHLDHFASAYTGEGNKHHLALVGSQGEPIWEQALDSRAHAPVFHPSKPIVAVVARRPGFYIDLYDTKSGKKLIQMPPSEGHHFYGHGVFSADGKYFITQENHYDSGEGKVFVRDWQNGRIVHEWLSYGIGPHQSCLLNDTTLVVANGGLKTHPNNDRKIENIDSMQPNVSFISLQDGHLLHQVTHPAEYHQLSIRHLHINKIGQVAIAFQYQGPKWDTVPLVGLTSLESSKIDYLPMPEPIRQRFKQYCGSVRFDASGKVLAVTTPRGGMIAFWSIEHQDFLSNNTLMDVCGLKATSQPFEFIVSTGRGKIFKINTMENIVQLVQKNDKIQWDNHLT, from the coding sequence GTGGATCGTCGCTCATTTTTAAGATACACCGCACTGAATATCCCTTTATTCAGTGCCTCAAGCACTACCCTTTGGTCGACTAACGCTTTTGCAACAGATCAAACAAACTATCATTTATCTGATGCTCATCTTGATCATTTTGCTTCGGCTTATACTGGAGAAGGCAACAAACATCATTTGGCCTTAGTCGGTTCTCAAGGAGAGCCCATTTGGGAACAGGCGTTAGATTCTCGCGCTCATGCCCCAGTCTTCCACCCTAGTAAGCCAATCGTCGCAGTGGTGGCTCGTCGCCCCGGGTTTTATATTGATCTGTACGACACAAAAAGCGGCAAAAAATTGATTCAAATGCCGCCGTCCGAAGGCCATCATTTTTATGGTCATGGGGTATTTTCGGCTGATGGCAAATACTTCATTACCCAAGAAAACCATTACGATTCTGGTGAAGGTAAAGTGTTTGTTCGAGATTGGCAAAATGGTCGCATTGTGCACGAATGGCTTAGCTATGGGATCGGGCCTCACCAATCGTGCCTACTTAATGACACCACTCTCGTCGTCGCTAATGGTGGTTTAAAAACCCACCCAAATAACGACCGTAAAATCGAAAACATAGATAGCATGCAACCAAATGTCTCTTTTATTTCTTTGCAAGATGGACACCTGCTTCACCAAGTCACACATCCCGCTGAATACCATCAACTGAGCATTCGCCATCTTCATATCAATAAAATAGGACAGGTTGCCATCGCCTTTCAATATCAGGGCCCAAAATGGGATACCGTACCTTTAGTTGGTCTTACTTCGTTAGAATCGTCAAAAATTGACTACCTTCCTATGCCAGAACCAATTAGACAAAGGTTCAAACAATACTGTGGCAGTGTCCGTTTTGATGCATCAGGGAAAGTATTGGCCGTGACGACGCCAAGAGGGGGCATGATTGCTTTTTGGTCAATCGAACATCAAGACTTTTTATCCAATAATACATTAATGGATGTTTGCGGATTGAAAGCGACAAGCCAGCCTTTCGAATTTATAGTTTCAACTGGCCGAGGCAAGATCTTTAAGATAAATACGATGGAAAACATCGTCCAATTAGTACAAAAAAACGACAAGATTCAATGGGATAATCATTTAACATAA